GATTATACACGCCGGCTGATCGCGGCCGATCCTGGCCGTTGCCAGAGGAATGCCAGCCGATCCGCAATCAAGGGCGACCCCATCCTGACCGCCCGCTCCATCGCCAAGAGCCGTGGTGGAAAACGCCTGTTTGAGGGGCTTGATGTAGATATAGGTGCGGGTGAGATTGTCGGCGTCACGGGTCCCAGTGGCTCGGGTAAGAGTACGCTCGGTGACATTCTACTTGGACTGCTGAAGCCGGACCGGGGTTCCGTCAACCGCCCGGCGGGTGTTGCTCGGACGCGCTATCAGAAGATCTACCAGGACCCGCCCTCCGCATTTCCAGCCAAGATCCGCATCGGCACGAATCTGGACGATCTTATCCGTCTGCACCGATTGGACCCGACACGGATCACGCCGCTGATGGAGCGACTGCACTTGTCGCAGACCTTGCTCGGACGCCGACCAGACGAAGTCTCCGGCGGCGAATTGCAACGTTTCGCCCTACTGCGGGCATTGCTCCTTGATCCCGTCTTCCTCTTCGCCGACGAACCAACATCAAGGCTCGATCTCATCACTCAACAGGAAACCATTGAACTGCTTAGCGAACTGGCACGGGAACAGAATTGCGCCGTACTCATCGTCAGCCACGATGCTGCCCTCATAGGACATGCCTGCGACCGGAGCTTGGTGATTTCGTCGTAAGCCGGGCTACGATGCCGATGCGATGATCCCCTCTCCTCGTTCAAAATGCTGGCCAGGTATCCGAAAGCCGGTAGCCCGACGGCCATGGATCGGTCGGGTCGAGCATCAACTGGGATACTCCCGTTATCCAGGCGCGGCCGGAAATGACGGGGCGAATGGCGCTCAGCCCACCAATTTCTGTCAGCGAGTCGATGTGGCACTTGAATTCGGAATCAATGATCGAGCGCCCGATATAGGTCTCACCAACTCCGATTTCTCCCCGCGCATGCATGACGGCAAGTCGGGCGGAACAGCCGGTTCCCGTTGGGGAGCGATCGATCTTGCCGGGACGGATCGCAACGGCGCTCTTGCCAGTCAGGATGCCGTTTTCGCGCGTTGCTGGCGTCGTCATCTGGCAAAAGGAGATATGGTTCCAATCCGCATTACACGGATGCACGAACCCAAGCTGTTCGTTGGCAGCGGCGGTGATCCTCATACCGAGTTCCGCCAACTCCCTCGCCTCGTCGGGCTTCAGCGAGAAGCCGAGGCCGACCGCATCGACAATCACGAAACTGTCGCCGCCATAGGCGGTATCGACCGTCAGGGTGCCGAGCCCCTCGACTTCCAGCGCAGCGGCGAGCCGTGTTGCGAAAGAGGCCACATTCAGCACATTGATCCGCTCGGCCTTGCCATTGGCACATTCCGCCGTCACCTCGATGACACCGCCCGGTGCTTCCAGGACCATATGCGTCAGAGGCTCCTGCATCGAAATGATGCCGCTGTCGAGGATGGCGGTCGAAACACAAATAGAGTTCGAGCCTGACATCGGCGGCGTATCGGCTGGCTCCATGATAATGAAGCCCATCTGCGCGCGCGGGTCTTTCGGCGGGACCAGCAGATTGACATGCCGGAACACCCCGCCGCGTGGCTCATTCAAAACAAAGTTTCGCAAGGTGTCGTCGCTGGCAATAAAACGCGACTGCTCCCAAAGCGTATCACCCGGCGGGGGTGAGACGCCACCGACTATCACATCGCCGACCTCCCCTTCCGCGTGAACCCCGATAACGTGAATAACCTTGTTGGTGCGCATTCGAAGGTTCCTTTAATTGCGGTCTGTGGCGAACCGGGTTTCAGCAGACATTCTGCTAAAGGATATCATCGCGCAGGCAGGCCGCCACATGGTCGGGACCCAGTGCCCGCAAGAGCGGCACGGTTTGCGCGCAAGCCGGCATGGCGTAGCGGCATCGCGTTCGGAACACGCAGCCGCTCGGCGGATCGATCGGATTGGGAAGATCACCCTCTGCCATGGCACGGATCGGCTGATGGTCGGGGTCTGGAACAGGCGATGCCGAAAGAAGCGCTTCGGTATAGGGATGGCGCGGGCGCGCATAAAGCGCGTCGCGAGGCGCAATCTCCATCACCCGCCCAAGATAAAGCACCACGACGCGGTCGCATAGATGCTCCACGACGCCGAGATCGTGCGAGATGAACAGCATCGTCAGATGCAGAAGTTCTTTAAGATCTTGCAGGAGGTTCAGAACCTGCGCCTGAACCGAAACATCAAGCGCAGAGACAGGCTCGTCAGCCACAACGAATTCCGGCTCCACGATCAGCGCACGGGCAATCACGATGCGCTGACGCTGGCCGCCGGAAAACTCATGCGGGTAACGGTTTGCGGCATCCACGGGCAGGCCAACAAGGTCCAGCATCTCCGTCACGCGGCGCGCACGATCCGCCTTGTTGCCGATGCCATGCACTTCAAGCCCTTCAGCAATTTGCGCGCCCACCCGCATGCGCGGGTTGAGGCTCGAAAATGGGTCCTGGAAGATCATCTGAATACGCTTGCGAAAAGGCAGAGTATCGCGCTCGACAAGATTTCCAATATTCTGCGTGTCGAAGACGATGTTGCCACTGCTTGGTGCATCCAGACGCATGACCAGTCGACCTATGGTGGTCTTTCCCGATCCAGATTCGCCGACAAGGCCAACCGTCTCGCCCCTGCGCACGGAAAAGTTCACATCCGCGACAGCATGGACGTAGCGGGCGGGGCCGAAAAACGCATCGCGCTTCACCGGAAAGCGCTTGACGAGGTTTTCAAGAACCAGAAGATCGGGTTTGTCACTCATGGAGCAACCTCCTTCCAGTGCAAGCAGCGGACGATGTGATCCGCCTCCACGCTTTCGAACGGTGGGTTGGCGCGCAAACAGTCATCCGTCGCGAATTTGCAACGAGACGCGAAACGACAGCCCGCCGGAAGGTCGAAGGGACTGGGGGGAATGCCTCCGATCGCTGGCAGGCGACCGTCTCTGCCGACAGCCCCTTTGCGCGGGATCGAGTTCAACAGGCCGATCGTGTAGGGATGGCGGGGATTGGAAAAAATCCGTCGCACCGGACCGTGCTCCACGATCTGCCCGGCGTACATGACAGCCACGTCATCAGCGACCTGCGCGATCACGCCCATATTGTGGGTGATGAAAAGAACGGACATGCCGATCTCGCCCTGCAGACGCTTGATAAGGTCAATAATCTGCGCCTGGATCGTCACGTCTAGCGCCGTCGTCGGCTCATCTGCAATCAGCAGGGACGGGCGACAGGACAGCGCAATTGCGATCATCACGCGTTGGCGCATTCCACCCGACATCTGGTGGGGATAGTCATCGACGCGCTTCTCGGGCGCTGGAATGCCGACCAGACGCAGCATTTCTATGGCACGGTGGCGTGCCTCGACCTTGCTGGCCCCCTGGTGTAGCCGGACGGCCTCGGCGATTTGCTTGCCGACCGGCCAGACCGGATCGAGACTGGTCATCGGCTCCTGGAATACCATCGCGATTTCGTTGCCGCGAACGGCTCGCATCTCTTTTTCCGGCAGCCTCTTAAGATCGACCTCGCCGTTTCCGCTTTTGAACAGCATGGAGCCGCCGGCGATCCGGCCATTACTGCGTTCGACGAGGCGCATCAAAGAGAGACTGGTCACCGATTTGCCCGACCCGGATTCGCCCACGAGACCCAGCGTCTTGCCCGGAGCAATGGAAAACGACACACCATCGACGCTGGTGACGAGGCCGCGCGGTGTGTCGAAGGTCGTCTTCAGGTCGCTGACGGTCAGAAGCATGGCCGTGGAGGAAGCGTGAGTGTTCATGGTCATGAGCGCCTCACCCTTGGGTCGACAACACCGTAAAGGATGTCGACAAGGAAGTTGACGACGATATAGATCAACGCGCTCAAGAGGATAAAGGCCTGCACCACGGCATAATCCTGCCTGAGGATACCGTCGATCACCAACCCGCCGACACCAGGCCAGGTATAGATGCGCTCGACCAGCACGGAACCACCCAACAGCTGGGCAAGGATCAACCCGCCAGCCGTGAGCGTAGGCAGGAAGGCATTCGGCAGCACATGACCAAATGCAATCGCAAGGCTGCGGACACCCTTGGCGTGGAGCACTGTGACAAACGGTTCGTTTGCCGTATCAAGGAGATTGGCACGCAATAGCCGGATCAGATAACCGAGCGACCCTAGCGCGAGCGTCACACTTGGTAGCGCCAGAGAGTGAAGCGCACCGAAGAACCCGGACATGTCGCCGGCAAGCAGGAAGTCTATACTGTAGAGCCCTGTCACAACCGCCGGAGGCGCATCGCCACGCCCAACAGGGCCAGGGAACCAACCGAGATTTTCCGAAAAGACGATCAGGAAAAGCAGCGCGATCCAGAAGGGTGGAACGCCAACGAAAACGAAAGCAGAGCCACGCAGCAACCGATCGAGCCAGCGCGAACGCGCAAAGACGGAAAACACCGTCAGGAATATCGCGCCGATGAAAGCAAAGAGAAAGGCGTAAAGCGCAAGTTCCGCGCTAGCCGGCAAGCGTTGCCCGATCTGCTGAAGCACCGGCTGGCCGGCACTATATGAGAAACCCCAGTCGCCTCTGACAAATCCGACAATATAATCGGCATATTGTATATAAAGTGGTTTATTGAGGCCAAGTGCTGCCTCCACCTGCCTGATGACCTCGTCTGTCGCGAAGGGGCCGGCAATGAGACGAGCAGGGTTTGTCGGTACAGCGCGCAGCACGATGAAGGCGATGAGGGAGGAGCCCAAAAGCGTCAGCAGTGCCGAAAAGATCCGTTCCATGATGAAGCGAAGCATGTCTAATACCTTCCCATCGCGGACTTCGGGTCGTAATATTCGCGCAGACGGTCGGCGATCAAGTTCGCGGATGCGGCCAGAAAGAAGATGCCAAGGCCGGGGAAAAGGCCGAGCCACCATTGCCCCGTCAGCGCATAGGCGAGACCTTCCGTAATCATCGTTCCCCATTCGGGTAGCGGCGGCTGGATGCCGAGACCGACAAAGCCGAGCGCTGCCAGCGTCAGAATCGCGAAGCTGAAGACCGACGACGCCTGAATCAAAACCGTCGAAACCGTCTGCGGCAGGACATGACGGCGCACGATGCTGAGCCGGGATACGCCGAGGGCCCGCGCCGCGTCGATATAGGAGAGATTGCGGATGCGCAGCACCTCGCTGCGAAGCAGGCGATAATACCAGGGGATCGCTGCCAGAACGATGCCGAACACGGCTGAAACAACACCGGGACCGAGCCCGATCGCGACTGCCATGGCCAGGATCAATGGCGGAAAGGACAGGATTGCATCCATGATCCGCGAAACGGCGAGGTCAAACCAGCCGCCTGAAAAACCGGCCACCAGGCCAAGCCCCCCGCCAAGCAGCGTGGCGAGAACTGTTACCACGCACGACACGGCCAATGAAACCCGTGCGCCGCTCATGAAGCGGGCCAGCACATCGCGACCGACATCATCCGTTCCCATTGGATGCGACCAGTCCGGCGGTGAAAGGGCGGTCAAAATGTCCACTTCGAGCGGGTCGAAATGCCAGACCATCGGCCCGAAGACCGCGATGGCGAACAGGACGACCAGAATGATCGTTCCCGCTGCCATTTCACCGTCCATAAATATTTGACCGAAGAGGGACCGCATGATGTTCCTTTGCGAAAAGAACCGGGAGAAATCGTATCCCTTCCGGCTCATGAGATTCAGAATGCGTGCGGATAATGCTGTCGCGCAAAGGCCTCAGAGATATAACCGTCATCGAGATCGGCCTGGATCTTCTCCAAAGGTCGCTCAGCGGGCTCGCCATATCCGCCGCCGCCGCCGGTTTGCAGCTTGAGCAAGCCGCCCTTAGGGACGAGAAAATGCGTGGTTTTCGGAACGATATGTTCTGTGCCGTCCGGCATGACCACCATTGCATTGTTCGCACGGCCACCAAGGCCGCCCTTAAGTCCCCAGGGCTGGTTCTTCGAGCGTTCGAACACCGTTGTGATGAATGTGTCTTCCGTCATCTCAAAGAAGAGATCGATGCCTGGTCCGCCACGATATTTGCCGGGACCGACGGAATCCTGCGCCAGAGCAAGGCGCTCGACGAGGAAAGGATTGCGGGCCTCCCAGACTTCGACCGGGGTGAAGCGCGTGGCCGATTCCGAGATATGCAGCATGGTGCCGCCATCGCCGCCATCCCAGGCACCCTGCCCGGTCGGATGCGGGGCGCCATCCGCCCAGGCCTCGCCGGTTTCCTCGCGGGTTCCCCACCAGACGACCGAGCAAATACACCCGCCAGAGCAGGCCGGAACAGATGAAGGCAGTGCCTTGGAGATAGCGTTGTAGATGACTTCGATCGCCTGCAATGCCGACCAGCCATAGAGAAAGCAGGGAGACGGCGGTTCGGGATCGAACATGCTGCCGGGGCGGGTGATGACCTTGATCGGCCGGAAGTGGCCTTCATGGGGCGCTTCGCCATAGCCGGCAAGCATGGTAATCGCAACACGGCTCGCGGAGATCGTCGATGGCAGGGGGCTGTTGACGGGACCGCCTTGCGCATCAGGGGTTTCGGAAAAGTCGATGGTGACGTCCGAGCCCTTCACGTCGACAGTGATTTCAAAGGGAATTCGGTTCTTGGTGACGCCGTTGTCGTCCATTTCCCCATTGCCCACATAGCGGCCATCGGGAATCTTCTCGAAGAAGCTGCGAATGATGGCCTCTCCATGGTCGAACATATGCTCGACAGCATTGCGATACGTGTCGAGGCCGAAACGCTCCACCACTTCGAGGAAGCTCTTGGCTCCGACGCGGCATCCGGTAACCTGGGCATCGAGGTCACCCGATACGGCCTTGGGAACGCGGCTGTTGCCGAGGATCATGCGATAGATGTCGTCGTTAAGCTCGCCCTTTTTGTAGATCTTCACGCCTGGGAAGATCGTGCCTTCCTGGTAGACATCCGTGGTGTCGGTGCAATAGGGATCCTTGGCGGCGATATCGAGCCAGTGGCCCTTGATCGCCGTGTAGCCGATCAGGTCCTGCCGATAGAAGACCGGCATGATGATGACCATGTCCTGGGGATGCGAACCAGTGCCATAAGGCCAATTGTACATCAGGATGTCGCCATCGAAGATCTTGTCTTCGCCGCCGATATTCTTGACAGCCTCGCGCACGGCAAAGTTCAGCGTTCCCATGAAGATGGGAAGGCTTGGCGCTTGAGAGAGCATACGCAGCTCTCGATCATAGATGGCGACAGCAAAGTCCAGCACCTCGTAAATGATCGGCGAGAAAGCCGTCCGGATCAGCGCCCGCTTCATCTGGTTGGCGGCCGAATTGAGCGCATGCCGCACGACTTCCGTCGTGATCGGATCGGAGTTGACGGCAAGCCCTTTGCTGGGAACCCCTGCCAAGTGAAGGACTGGATCTTTCCGCTTCATGATTAATTCTTCCGTTCCAGAATGATTTCGCCCACAGTCCCGATCCGCGCCGTCCAATCGGCGTCCAGATAGGTCGTGCAGGTTCCTTCGGTGATGATGGCGGGGCCTGAGAGCGTACCGGCGATCGCCTGGCGCTGTACGATCGCAAAGGACATGCGCTTTCCTTTCTCGAACGAAAAAGCCTCAAGCGTCTGGAACTCTGCAACGGCTTCCGGCTCGTGCGTGAAGCGGATTTCCCGCCGCGGCAAGGGCACGCGCACCGTGGCACGAATGGAAACCACCTCGATTTCGTCGTTCATCGTGCTGCCGAATGTCCTGCTGTATTCGGCGCGGAACTTCGTCTTGATGGACTCCGCGCTCTCAGAGATCCTGCCATTCTCGTTATCGGCAACGATAGACAGCCGGTGCTCCTGCCCCTTGTAGCGAAGGTCGAGACGAACGGCATTGACCGCTTCGGCGAACGAACGCTCGCTTCGCGACCGGATCGCGACAAACAGCCCTTCCAGCACCTCATTGGCGATCTTCAGGCTATCATCCGTGAGATCCAGGATGCGGGTACGCGCTGCCGACTGCACCATGTCAGCCCCGAGAAGTCCCCAGGCAGAGAAATTGCCAGCGAGTGGCGGCACGACGATCTCGTTCATCTTCAACTCGTCAGCAAGCAGGGTCGCCATCAGCGGTCCCGCACCACCAAAGGGCAGCAACGTCATCTCGCGAGGGTCGAAACCCTGGTCTAGAGAAATCTCCCGCATGGCATTGGCCATGGCCGAGCTGGCAATGCGCAGAACGCCCGCCGCCGTCGTTTCGATATCTTGTCCGATTGCCGATGCGACAGGGGCAAGTGCAGCCTCGGCCTTGCCGATATCGAGATGGATGCCGGAGGCGAGATTGCCCGGACCGAGCATGCCAAGATAGGCCGCAGCGTCAGTGAGCGCTGGCTGGATGCCGCCTTTGCCGTAGCAGGCAGGCCCCGGAACGGCGCCAGCGCTTTGTGGCCCTACACGCATGAGGTTGCCGGCATCGACATAGGCAAGCGACCCGCCGCCCGAACCGATTGAGCGCACGTCGACCCATGGGGTCTGTACCGGCATATTGTCGATCATGCCCTCAAACAGAACCTGGGGTTCGCCATCGATGATGACGGCCGTGTCGAAACTCGTCCCGCCGACATCGGCGGTGATCATGGCCTTCCGCCCAAGCATCTTGGCAAGCTCACCTGCCCCCTGAGCGCCGCCGACAGGCCCGGACATAATCGTTTCGAACGGTCGGTCTTCCGCCTCGGAAAATGTCATGGAGCCACTGCCGGAACGCGTAATCAGGCACTGCCCCTTAAAGCCGAGAGTGCGCAGCGTGTTTTCCAGCCGCCTGAGATAATTCGACATGCGACCGCGAACGAACGCATCGATGACCGTTGTCGACGTGCGCTCATATTCCCGGTATTCTCCGGAGATCTTGTGGGAGAGCGAAATGCCGCCCTCATACCCCGCATCCCGAAGAATGGCTTCGATCTCGAGTTCGTGCTGCGGATTGGCAAAGGCGCTGATCAGGCAAACGGCAATGCTGTCGACCTTTTCTGCCGCCAGCAGTTCATAGGCCGCCAGAACACTTTCTCGCGTCACCGGCGATAGAACCGCGCCATCGCCCCGAATGCGGCCATCGACTTCCAGACGAAGGCGGCGCGGAACGAGCGGCACCGTTTGCTTCCAGAACAGATTGTACATTTCCGCGCGGTCGCCGCGCCGGATTTCAAGGACGTCGCGGAAGCCCTGTGTCGTGATCAGGCCGACTTTGGCGCCACGGCGCTCAAGCAGAGCATTGAGGCCCACTGTCGTTCCATGCAGGAAATACGCAGCGCTGTCGATAATGGCCTGGGGCACATGAGCACGGATCGCATGCGCAACACCTTCCTCAGGCGCTGATGGAACGGTGGGAACTTTTCCTTCAACCGTTCTGCCATTTTCTTCATCGAAGTAAACAAGGTCTGTGAAGGTGCCGCCGATATCGACACCAATTCGGGTAGCCATGCGTATTTTCTCCTGATGTGCCGCAGAAGGCTTCGTCTCTGTGCGCCCGACACGACGTTGTTTCTGTCGCTCGCCGAGAGGGAAATATCAGCGTTCAACAACTGCCTTAGAGGCGGTTTACTTACCCATGAAGCGGAAGTCTGTGAGCGGCGCGAAACGGAACGCCTTGACGTTCTTGCTCAAGACGATGACCGGCTGGTCTTCGAAGAAGAGGAGCTTCGGATAGTCTGCTCGCCAAAGCGTGGTGATCTCGTCAAGGATCTTCTGATGCTCGACCTTGTCCAACGTCGCCCGCAACTTGACGACCAGCTCGTTGATTTTCGGATTGCAGGATTCTGTCAGGTTATAGGGCGTCTTACACATGACGTCGTAGCCGAAGTAGTAACCGGCCTCGAAGACGCCCGGACCATCAAGCCGCATCAGCGACTGCACCTTATGGCCCTGCGTCAGGTCCTGATATTCGGCACCTGGCGCAATGCGGATCTTCAGGTTGATGCCGAGCTTCGACCAGGTGCTTTGCAAGACGGTGGCAATCTGCTGTTGCGTCGTGTCGCCTTCCTGAACGAGGACTTCGACGTCGACCGGCAGTTTCACACCGCTCTCCGCCAGCAATGTCTTTGCCTTGGCAAGATCAAACTGGATTGGTTTGCTCAGTTCGGCATTGAAGCCGGCCATGCTTGGTGGCACCGGGCCGAAATAGAGCGTTCCGTATCCGAACGCGACCTTCTTCACGATATCCTCGTAAGGGACGGCATGGGCGACGGCCTCGCGCACCTTCGGGTTGTCCCAGGGCGCCTTTGTGTTTGGCAACATCATCTGCTGGACGAAGGGATTGGAAAAGGCCTCA
This genomic window from Agrobacterium vitis contains:
- a CDS encoding hydantoinase B/oxoprolinase family protein: MKRKDPVLHLAGVPSKGLAVNSDPITTEVVRHALNSAANQMKRALIRTAFSPIIYEVLDFAVAIYDRELRMLSQAPSLPIFMGTLNFAVREAVKNIGGEDKIFDGDILMYNWPYGTGSHPQDMVIIMPVFYRQDLIGYTAIKGHWLDIAAKDPYCTDTTDVYQEGTIFPGVKIYKKGELNDDIYRMILGNSRVPKAVSGDLDAQVTGCRVGAKSFLEVVERFGLDTYRNAVEHMFDHGEAIIRSFFEKIPDGRYVGNGEMDDNGVTKNRIPFEITVDVKGSDVTIDFSETPDAQGGPVNSPLPSTISASRVAITMLAGYGEAPHEGHFRPIKVITRPGSMFDPEPPSPCFLYGWSALQAIEVIYNAISKALPSSVPACSGGCICSVVWWGTREETGEAWADGAPHPTGQGAWDGGDGGTMLHISESATRFTPVEVWEARNPFLVERLALAQDSVGPGKYRGGPGIDLFFEMTEDTFITTVFERSKNQPWGLKGGLGGRANNAMVVMPDGTEHIVPKTTHFLVPKGGLLKLQTGGGGGYGEPAERPLEKIQADLDDGYISEAFARQHYPHAF
- a CDS encoding trans-3-hydroxy-L-proline dehydratase, with amino-acid sequence MRTNKVIHVIGVHAEGEVGDVIVGGVSPPPGDTLWEQSRFIASDDTLRNFVLNEPRGGVFRHVNLLVPPKDPRAQMGFIIMEPADTPPMSGSNSICVSTAILDSGIISMQEPLTHMVLEAPGGVIEVTAECANGKAERINVLNVASFATRLAAALEVEGLGTLTVDTAYGGDSFVIVDAVGLGFSLKPDEARELAELGMRITAAANEQLGFVHPCNADWNHISFCQMTTPATRENGILTGKSAVAIRPGKIDRSPTGTGCSARLAVMHARGEIGVGETYIGRSIIDSEFKCHIDSLTEIGGLSAIRPVISGRAWITGVSQLMLDPTDPWPSGYRLSDTWPAF
- a CDS encoding ABC transporter ATP-binding protein, with translation MSDKPDLLVLENLVKRFPVKRDAFFGPARYVHAVADVNFSVRRGETVGLVGESGSGKTTIGRLVMRLDAPSSGNIVFDTQNIGNLVERDTLPFRKRIQMIFQDPFSSLNPRMRVGAQIAEGLEVHGIGNKADRARRVTEMLDLVGLPVDAANRYPHEFSGGQRQRIVIARALIVEPEFVVADEPVSALDVSVQAQVLNLLQDLKELLHLTMLFISHDLGVVEHLCDRVVVLYLGRVMEIAPRDALYARPRHPYTEALLSASPVPDPDHQPIRAMAEGDLPNPIDPPSGCVFRTRCRYAMPACAQTVPLLRALGPDHVAACLRDDIL
- a CDS encoding ABC transporter ATP-binding protein encodes the protein MNTHASSTAMLLTVSDLKTTFDTPRGLVTSVDGVSFSIAPGKTLGLVGESGSGKSVTSLSLMRLVERSNGRIAGGSMLFKSGNGEVDLKRLPEKEMRAVRGNEIAMVFQEPMTSLDPVWPVGKQIAEAVRLHQGASKVEARHRAIEMLRLVGIPAPEKRVDDYPHQMSGGMRQRVMIAIALSCRPSLLIADEPTTALDVTIQAQIIDLIKRLQGEIGMSVLFITHNMGVIAQVADDVAVMYAGQIVEHGPVRRIFSNPRHPYTIGLLNSIPRKGAVGRDGRLPAIGGIPPSPFDLPAGCRFASRCKFATDDCLRANPPFESVEADHIVRCLHWKEVAP
- a CDS encoding ABC transporter permease, with the protein product MAAGTIILVVLFAIAVFGPMVWHFDPLEVDILTALSPPDWSHPMGTDDVGRDVLARFMSGARVSLAVSCVVTVLATLLGGGLGLVAGFSGGWFDLAVSRIMDAILSFPPLILAMAVAIGLGPGVVSAVFGIVLAAIPWYYRLLRSEVLRIRNLSYIDAARALGVSRLSIVRRHVLPQTVSTVLIQASSVFSFAILTLAALGFVGLGIQPPLPEWGTMITEGLAYALTGQWWLGLFPGLGIFFLAASANLIADRLREYYDPKSAMGRY
- a CDS encoding ABC transporter permease — translated: MLRFIMERIFSALLTLLGSSLIAFIVLRAVPTNPARLIAGPFATDEVIRQVEAALGLNKPLYIQYADYIVGFVRGDWGFSYSAGQPVLQQIGQRLPASAELALYAFLFAFIGAIFLTVFSVFARSRWLDRLLRGSAFVFVGVPPFWIALLFLIVFSENLGWFPGPVGRGDAPPAVVTGLYSIDFLLAGDMSGFFGALHSLALPSVTLALGSLGYLIRLLRANLLDTANEPFVTVLHAKGVRSLAIAFGHVLPNAFLPTLTAGGLILAQLLGGSVLVERIYTWPGVGGLVIDGILRQDYAVVQAFILLSALIYIVVNFLVDILYGVVDPRVRRS
- a CDS encoding hydantoinase/oxoprolinase family protein, with the translated sequence MATRIGVDIGGTFTDLVYFDEENGRTVEGKVPTVPSAPEEGVAHAIRAHVPQAIIDSAAYFLHGTTVGLNALLERRGAKVGLITTQGFRDVLEIRRGDRAEMYNLFWKQTVPLVPRRLRLEVDGRIRGDGAVLSPVTRESVLAAYELLAAEKVDSIAVCLISAFANPQHELEIEAILRDAGYEGGISLSHKISGEYREYERTSTTVIDAFVRGRMSNYLRRLENTLRTLGFKGQCLITRSGSGSMTFSEAEDRPFETIMSGPVGGAQGAGELAKMLGRKAMITADVGGTSFDTAVIIDGEPQVLFEGMIDNMPVQTPWVDVRSIGSGGGSLAYVDAGNLMRVGPQSAGAVPGPACYGKGGIQPALTDAAAYLGMLGPGNLASGIHLDIGKAEAALAPVASAIGQDIETTAAGVLRIASSAMANAMREISLDQGFDPREMTLLPFGGAGPLMATLLADELKMNEIVVPPLAGNFSAWGLLGADMVQSAARTRILDLTDDSLKIANEVLEGLFVAIRSRSERSFAEAVNAVRLDLRYKGQEHRLSIVADNENGRISESAESIKTKFRAEYSRTFGSTMNDEIEVVSIRATVRVPLPRREIRFTHEPEAVAEFQTLEAFSFEKGKRMSFAIVQRQAIAGTLSGPAIITEGTCTTYLDADWTARIGTVGEIILERKN